The Bdellovibrio sp. GT3 genome contains the following window.
TGGAAGGACATCCCAAGTCAAAGCGAAAGCTTTTGATATGGGGAATATTCGCAACGGTATGGCTTATCCGTCGGGAACCAAGTGTGTGAACTGTTGGACCAACGTGGGGGAGTAGATGTATATTTTATATATGCATTGGCTGTCTTGTTAATTAATAATTCATAAAGTATATTCTAACCCATGAAAGCCCTAACAGACTTTACTGACTACCGTGAATTCCTTAATTACTACGTCTCTCATCCCAGCGCCCAGCGTGGTTTGCGTGCTGAAATGGCGAAAGCTATGCAGTGCCAGGCCGCTTACTTGTCGCAAGTCTTAAATGGCAACGCCGAGTTGACAGAAGACCATGCTTTCCGCTTGGTAAATCATCTGCAATTCAATAAAGCCGACAAAGACTACTTCATGCTTCTGGTTAGAATCAGCCGGGCATCAAGTCATGAATTGAAATCTCATTTAAAAGATCAGGCAAAAGCGATCGCCAAAGCAGTCAGCAAAATTGATGATCGAGTGACTGCAAAAAAGCTCAGTGAAGACGATGCCTTCACGAAGTTCTATTTTGGCTCGTGGATTCCCAACGCCATTCACGTGGCGCTGAGCTCACCTCACTACCAAACTCCTGCGTCCTTGGCGAAACGCCTGGGGCTGCCAGAGAAAAAAGTCTTAGAGGTCTTGCAGGCTCTCGAAGAAAATCACCTGGCTGTGCGCAAGGGGAAAGGTGAGTGGAGTTACCAGGGGGCGAACTTCCATCTGCCCAAAGCTTCGCCGCTGGAAATCAATTATCAAATCCACAACCGTCTGCAAGCAATCAAAGCGTTGCAAGCCTCCAACGAACAGGATCTTCATGTATCCGCGGTTTTCACCGTGGGGGAAGAGGACTATAAAGCCTTAAGAAAAATGTTTTTGGATGCCGTCGAAAAGGCCCACAAGAAAATTGCTGCCGGTGAAAGTGAAGAGCTTTACGGGATGAGTTTGGATCTTTTTAGAGTCGTTTAAATAAAAAAAATCCCCGAAGTGAGTTTCGGGGATTTTTTTAAGTCTTATTTAGTTTTACTGCGCTTGTAAAAGAAGCTGGATCAGCAGCTCATTTCCCCGCTCTTGGGTGCCGCCATTAAGCGTGGTCACTGCGATGACGGATGAATCTGAGAATTCGCAAAGCTGAAGGGAATAACCCTGCTCAGACTCTTTAGCCTTGGTGATTGCTCCACCTGAAGACTTACAATCAGACGAGTTTAACAAAGCATCAATGGCTTGCTGAGGAGTTTTATTTTTAAGTGCCCAGAACAAAGTCCACTGTTCAACCAAGGCGCCATCAATTGCGCACAGAGTGGTTTGACTGGATGCCGTTGATACAGAGATCAATGTGCCGCCCAATTTATCACACAGTTTGGCTGCTGGGTTGCCCGTGCCAGCGATGACGATCGGACCGACGCCAAAGGCCTGGCTGTGAAGTGCGAGGGACGTGACGATAAGTAAGAATGCTTTTTTCATAAGTACCTTGTTTAGCATGTTATAAGCAAAGGAGGGTGCCCTGTTGAGGCACCCTGGATTTCTTTTAGGACTGTCTTAGGATTAGGCAGTTATTATTGCTCAACGATTTGAACACGCGCCGTACGCTTTGG
Protein-coding sequences here:
- a CDS encoding TIGR02147 family protein, giving the protein MKALTDFTDYREFLNYYVSHPSAQRGLRAEMAKAMQCQAAYLSQVLNGNAELTEDHAFRLVNHLQFNKADKDYFMLLVRISRASSHELKSHLKDQAKAIAKAVSKIDDRVTAKKLSEDDAFTKFYFGSWIPNAIHVALSSPHYQTPASLAKRLGLPEKKVLEVLQALEENHLAVRKGKGEWSYQGANFHLPKASPLEINYQIHNRLQAIKALQASNEQDLHVSAVFTVGEEDYKALRKMFLDAVEKAHKKIAAGESEELYGMSLDLFRVV
- a CDS encoding DUF333 domain-containing protein, producing MKKAFLLIVTSLALHSQAFGVGPIVIAGTGNPAAKLCDKLGGTLISVSTASSQTTLCAIDGALVEQWTLFWALKNKTPQQAIDALLNSSDCKSSGGAITKAKESEQGYSLQLCEFSDSSVIAVTTLNGGTQERGNELLIQLLLQAQ